gCCCTCTCAGAAAAACTGACAAAATTCCAGGCTCCTCTCCAGAAGCTCCTAGCCGCTCAAGACcgtgcctacagggtatttaagcccTCTCCTTCAGAACGGCCATGTGAATTTTCCTGTCCCCTTCCCTGGCCTCATCTCTGGGGCTGGAAAAGTCATCCGGGAGTGCTTTGTCTAATTAATCTggtcttttacttttaatttggcttgatctggcttactgcatcggTGGAGAAACCTAATAGTGGGGTACGAACACTTTTCACTCAAGAGTATCCTTGCCTACCTGCCAAATAGTCAGGAGTTTGCACGGTTTCCCAAACTGAAAGGTGATACATGGACAGTTTTGTGGACTCAATAGCTGCCCCGCATAATAAAAGGGCAGTTCAAATCCTGCCGCTCTGACCATTGTAGGAATAACTGTGGGCATCACCAGTGGGACTGACCACCTCTCTGATTAGGTATTACCAGTTTTCTTCCCAGTGCATCCAGGACCTCCAACCGGTGGGTCAAACCATACTCACTGTTTAAGGACGAATTGGTTCCTTGGTAGTGGTGGTACTCCAAAACCAATGGGGACTAGATCTCCTTAGAGCTGAAAAGAGACACCTTTGCCCCTTTGCCTCTTCCTCTGagaagggtctctctgtgtaactctggctgtcctggatctcactctgtagaccaggctggccttgtattcacagagattcgcctgcctctgcctcccaagtgctgggataaaaggagtgagccaccaccgccataATGCTGCTTTTATGTCAATCAATCCgatacagtaaaaaacaaaacccaacaactcgAAACAGACCTCCCCAAATGTAAGGAACATCGCCATGCCTCCAGCCCCTGGGCCTTTGAGAACCCCATATGAAATTGGATACTGCCCTTCCTGAtgatgctcctcctcctctttttcctgctTTCACTAATTGCACCCTGCTTTATCAATTTCTTCTCTACGTTTCTTcaatgacaaattaaaaaaaaaaaaaacacacaaacaaccctTTAATCAGTTGTTGTTACAGGCCTATCGACCCCTAGCCACAGAGCTGGAGCCTTAGGACTACCCAATATGTCCTGACAGTGAGGATCAGCAGTGCCCCAAAGATGTTGACtccccccagacaacaggaagcagtctgaaGAGCACGGCACCCCCATTCCTGCCTCAGCAGCCACCCCTCCTATTTCTTTGCCTTTTATGATAAACAGGAGGGAGGAACTTTGGTAAAGTGAGAACTACCCACATTCCAGAACCAGGtggttccccaccccccaccccaccttcaaTGACTCTGCCCTAGCAGTTCCATCATCACTAGCAGCCAATGCAAAATGCCTCCCCTGTCTCCGGTCACGTATTTTCCCTATGTGAATGCGCCACGCCCCTTCTAAAGTCCGCACTTGTCCTCATGGCCTGCTCGCTATCTTTTCCAGTCCCTGCTCAGAGGCAGCCTTTTCCATATGCACCGCCCCTCCCGCCAATAAATCTCTTTCGTGAGGTCTGCTGTGTGCAGTGATTTTTCTGGCATTCTGAGGCCCTCCAGTCACTGCAAAACACAACCCCAAGGGCTTAAACTCttgaaaccatgagccagaatAACAACCTGGCCGCTTTTGACATGGATttcctcaggcattttgtcacagtggtggAAACTTAGTAATAGAGCCACAATGGGTATTctagacacaggaagaaaagaaaggaggaagggagggaaggacagaggaggacctgcagagagggagggaggggcaggatgCACACTGGGAATCTTGACATTAGCAGCAGAGGGCTTTGAACTGGGCACAGCATACTGATCATGTATCTAAGGGTCACTTTGTTCCCACCTGCTGGGAAGGGCCTGGGATATTCAAACAGGCTTGGAGAGGATTGCTCAAAGCACCTGCATTTCTCCCAGGGCATCATGGGTCTGCAAAGAGCCAGGGGCTCCCTTATCTACAGTTGATGCTGAAGGGTGGAGTCTGTGGTGTGGAGCCCTAGTGAGCGCCCATGCAGACTGAAtaggatgtggtggcacagatGGGTCTGTGGGACAGCTCAGTGCTACAGAGTCACTCAGGTCTGCCCAGCCTCAGCCAATGCAGGCTGAAAAGCAAGCCCACAAGGACTGTGGGCTGGGCTTATCAGAcaagggggtggggcttgggggaTGGAGGTGTAACATTAGAGTGGTAGCTGACCCTTGCAGAAGAGCGTTAAGGGTTGCTATTGAGATGTCAGATCTCGGGGACCCTCCCAGCTCGCTGTCGAACTCTCTAGAAGCACCGCTGTGATCTTGGGCTTGCAAGACGCCCCTCAGGCCTCAGCTGGGGCTTGCTCCAGGAACACAAGGGGCTGCAGCTACATGGTGAGGGCTTGGCCCAATCCAGTGGCTCATtcttctgaaagaacagaagGGGGCGGGGGGTGGACTGTAGTCTCTGGAAGCCAGCTGGGAGAGAGTCGGCTCCTTCATTGGTAGGCCAGCTCCCTGGCTGCCTCAACTGGCACTGAGCAGCTGGAAACCCTGCAGGATATGAGGAGtggtactggggggggggggagggggggggagacaggAAAAGTCAGAAGTCTctctttagttttttctttttgtttattttcctttttgtattttgtcTGACTTAGGGCAAGTGTGGCCTCAGTTGGACAGGGGAGCCCCAGATGGAGGCATGAAAAACAACACACAGTGAGGAGCTCTCAGGAATGCTGGCTGTCGAAGGCCCTGTGGGTCCACGACATGTTCCTGAACTAAaccagctggaggaggaggacctGAGAAGACAGCAGGGCCATGCAGATGATAGTGCCTTGGTCTTTGTCACTGTTCCAGGGAGTCCCATCCCCAGGGGGTCTTGGCCTGTAGGGAGGGGGTCTTGCCCCGTAGGAAGGGGGTCTTTGATGCGGAGGGGGCCTGTAGGGCCCCTGTGGCTCTGGATCTGGCGAtgctttcttgtgttctttaaTCCAGTTGTCAAAGTAGGAGACCCTGGCGAAGACACTGGGGCTGGCGATCGGGGTCTCACATGATGCGCTCCAGCTGGTCAGCCCCACCAAGTACCAGGAGCCATCCAGTAAGCAGACGAGGGGGCCCCCGGAATCTCCCTGAGAAGAGAGAGGACACAGAGGGCAGGTCTGATACCAGAAGGGAACAAACTGACCAGGATGGAGTGAATATAACCAACACCAGGTGTCTCTGCTGTCTGAGTGGTGCCCATCAGGACCATTggagcaatttaaaaaaaatctaagcacaGGAGGCCTCTTGGGTCAGTATCTTCATGGGGCCCTATTCCTCAAAGCTACCAAGGAGACCCTGAATACCATTTGGTGGAGAGTCTAGGAGCTGAGCATCTGCTCTCTGCCCTGCTGTCTATGTGGGAGATGTCTTTGAAGTCCCAAATGGTcagggtggtggtttgaaagaaaatggctcctagagggagtggcactattagaaggtgtgaccttgttggaggaagtgtgtcactggggaggcgggctttgaggtctcatatatgctcaaaataCCACTCACTGAAACAGTCCACTtgctgcctgtaagatgtaggacccTCAGCTATTTctccccatgtctgcctgcatgttgccatgtcccaccatgatgataatggactgaacctctgaactgtaagcaagccaccccagtgaaatgttttcctttgctgtggtcatggtgtctcttcccagcaatagaaaccccaatgAAGACGGTGACTGACTCATTGCCCTGGAGGCATGGCCTGTGATCTTTGGTTGAATCCCTTGTTCCAGCACAGCATCCCACATGtacctttgtgttttgtttactAACACGACCAGTGATTCTTCAGTTCCTTGGCTGAGCTCCTTTAGAAGATGCCAAGCTATAGGATGTGCAGAGCTGTCGCGGGAGCCCAGCCGGGATAGAACCATGAATTCTTAGGCTCCAGAAGAGAGGTTGGAACTCCAAGCACAGCAGGGCCTTGAGATGGGAAGGTCCCTGGGATCATGGGTAGAAACACTCCTATCTCAAACCAAAAGGCAGGAGGCAAAATAACACAGTCCCCAACAACCTTGTGTTGAAACACATGTCAGAACAGTCTTTGTTCACAGAATACTCAGGATTGTGGGCACACACCTGAAGAACCTCCATAGGGATAATGAGTTGCAAGGTGACAGAAGAACCCCCAAGGGGACGAGGGGATGACCAAGTCATAAGAGGACTTCTCTGCATCAAGATTGGATGGAATTATTGAGGCTTGACTGTGGCAAGCTGTGGGCAGAGACACAGTTGCTCAGCAGGGAAGCAAGGGGCCCTGGTGAAAGTTCTGGAGCTTCTGAGACAGGGCTGCAGGCCTGGTCTGGGCAGGTTACAGTAAAGAGGGGGGCGGTCAGTGGGTGGAACCACTCAGCACACAGGATTGACCCTATTTTTTCTATTGTAAATGCAAAGCAAGTGAGatagttcaatctccagaaaccGCATTGTGGAGAGAAACAACTACGTTGCCCTTAAGTTGCCCCCTGACCTCCTGGGTGTGCGTGTACTCAcgcactcacaaacacacatacacacacccggGGGGGTGTAGACTAAAttacttgattatttttaaatgcaaagcaAGCTGGGTACTATATGCATGCAATCCtggtactccagaggcagaggcacaaggattgcaagttcaagaccaacctgagctacacagtaaggtCATTTCTAGACAAACAAGCAGATGATAGATCGATAcattatacagacagacagatagatgaatagacaggcagacagacagataacaagtgaatagataaatagatttgaaacaaacaaaaccagcagcaacaacaaaaattcaaggCAAGAACAGGAAGATAGATTGTGGGCACTAGTGTCAGAAAGAGGAGATAAGGGAACAGAAGAGCAAAGGAACAGGTGAGGAGGAGCACGTGATGGACTGGGCTAGCTGAGGATTGGGGGCATTAAGGGCGCATGCTCACACTGCAAGGTGAATGGCTGGGAAGGAGGTGTTGAGAATTATCGGGCATTCTTGAGGAGAAGGGTAAGTATACATACGATGCAAAGTCATATGCTTCTGAGCCAAGAGGACAGCCCAtcagggaagagaaaggcagacagacaccAGGACAAGCAGAGGCCATAGGAGACACTTCTAGGTGCCCACTTCCtttctgggttcagtcccccattatttacattattaaatgTAAACAATACAGACTGCACACAGCTAGTGATGAGCTCATGTCCCAAATATAAGAGTTCCTGTGAATCGTTGTGGAAGACACATGACCATTGGTGCCAAAACAACCTCACGATCTTGAGAGTATACTTCATGggggaaatgaatgaaaaatgtccaTCTTCATtagtcatcagaaaaatgcaaatgaaaagaaaatcatatactgctgggcagtggtggcacacacctttaatcccaacagaggcaggtggatctctgtgagttcaaggccagcctggtttacagagtgagttccaggacagccagggctacaccgagaaaccctgtctggaaaaacaaaacaacaacaacaacaaaaagaaaaaagaaaaaagaaagaagggaaggaagaaagaaggaaagaaaagattataCCTAATGGTTAAAATGAAATAACCCAAAAAACTGGTACAATGTGGAGTAACCTGAACTTTCCATGTTGGGAACACAAATCAGGACAACCATATTGGAGAGCTGCCTGGAGTATGTGTAAGACAAGAACACATGTGTATCTCATGGCAAGATGATTCTACTACTAGCATGATGACCCCTAAAACATGTTCAGGACGAAGCCATTGCAAAGACCTCTCATAGAAACTGCCAAGTGCCACCAGGGTGAGAACAGATAAGGAAGAGGGTAGTGTATCCATATAGTGGCATGGCTGGATAGCATTTGTGGACTAAAAAGCAGTCAGGCAGAAGCATGTTCAGGTAGAGTCTCAACAGGAAGCCATAGTCTTGGCTTCCAAAGCCATGGTAGGACAGTTCTGGGAGTGAGGGAAAGGCAAGGGCTTGAGGAGGACACTTTGGGTGCTGTTTACATCAGTGCaacaatttcttattttaattaaatgttattcattcattttgcatctgtgtatgtacatgtgtgtgtgtgtgtgtctgtgagcacGTATACCACACTCAAGACACAGGTATGGAACTCAGAGGGctgcttgcaggagttggttctctctttctaccaagtAGGTATGTGGGCAAATTCCAGCCattaggtttggtggcaagcacctctaTCCACTTGGCCCTCTCATGAGTTAATTTCTAAAAATCTCGAAGGCAGTGCAGGTGTTGCCCATTTCCTAGTGGGCTGTTCTTCAAACGATGTGTTTGAAAGACACAACCAGATGGGTGAGACAAGGCCCAGAGAATATGCAGAAGGAAggggctgtgggatgttctgtatgtcaaattgctctgattggtcaataaataaaacactgattggccagtggccaggcaggaagtaggtgggacaaggagagaggagaattctgggaagcggaaggctgaggcggagagacactgcagccgccgccatgaccagcagcatgtgaagatgccggtaagccaccagccacgtggcaaggtatagatttatggaaatgggttaatttaagatataagaacagttagcaagaagcctgccacggccatacagtttgtaagcaatataagtctctgtgtttacttggttgggtctgagcggctgtgggactggcgggtggcagagatttgtcctgactgtgggccaggcagggaaaCTCCAGCCACAGGCGAGCATCTGGGCAGGCTCTACTTACGGCGCAGATGGACTTTGTCATATCATAGTCAGCCGCACACACCATATCGTCGTATATGTAGTAGCTTCTGGTGGAGCCAGGGGATGGTGCTGGGAAAAATGATTTACACTGTTCGTTGTCCATGAGGATAAGCTGTACTTCATGGAGGTCGTCAGGTAAAGGCTGGCGcactgtgggagggagggggggtcAGATGGGAGAGTGAGCAGAGAAAAGACGCCAGCTCCCTTCCAGGATGACTgctggcaggggtgaggggtggggagggtggggggtggggggaggagccacTCTAGgccacagtggcagggaagggGTCACCACAGGCATGCAGTGACCAGGGGAAATGGCATTCAAGGGCAAGCAGAGGGCTGTGGAGGACACAGCAGGCTGGAAATCTGGTTGACTGCAAAGGTCGCAGCGTGGGGGCCCCAGGCAGAGCCTCCTCACCAGGCTAGGGGGGCTGAGACTGCACCCCGAGGACGCAGAAGCCAAGGAAGAGGAGCTCAGCTTGCAaacagctctggctgctctgTGGGGCC
This DNA window, taken from Peromyscus maniculatus bairdii isolate BWxNUB_F1_BW_parent chromosome 21, HU_Pman_BW_mat_3.1, whole genome shotgun sequence, encodes the following:
- the LOC102920263 gene encoding serine protease 40-like isoform X4, whose protein sequence is MALSSAGSYPLISIQGQGCLAAGCITVFIGLSMWQDQFPREDLWRSDGKTWAVAMAGQSALTWQSYLWSSPHRQKLGSRRCPLLPKGSDIVLMQLESPVEFSSHILPACVPDKNTTIPSHKACWASGWGHLREDVRQPLPDDLHEVQLILMDNEQCKSFFPAPSPGSTRSYYIYDDMVCAADYDMTKSICAGDSGGPLVCLLDGSWYLVGLTSWSASCETPIASPSVFARVSYFDNWIKEHKKASPDPEPQGPYRPPPHQRPPSYGARPPPYRPRPPGDGTPWNSDKDQGTIICMALLSSQVLLLQLV
- the LOC102920263 gene encoding serine protease 40-like isoform X5, producing MAKPGRWPWQASLRLHGSHICGAVLIDKNWVAGAAHCFQRSHNPRDYNIRLGYTKLSSPTTYSRELSVYKLIVHKDYDKFYRQGSDIVLMQLESPVEFSSHILPACVPDKNTTIPSHKACWASGWGHLREDVRQPLPDDLHEVQLILMDNEQCKSFFPAPSPGSTRSYYIYDDMVCAADYDMTKSICAGDSGGPLVCLLDGSWYLVGLTSWSASCETPIASPSVFARVSYFDNWIKEHKKASPDPEPQGPYRPPPHQRPPSYGARPPPYRPRPPGDGTPWNSDKDQGTIICMALLSSQVLLLQLV
- the LOC102920263 gene encoding serine protease 40-like isoform X3, which produces MSPKRQFAGVSGCQHVLSDLSGTQGQAVQMRCRAPGPSNRAWVPRGWDCLHSMWQDQFPREDLWRSDGKTWAVAMAGQSALTWQSYLWSSPHRQKLGSRRCPLLPKGSDIVLMQLESPVEFSSHILPACVPDKNTTIPSHKACWASGWGHLREDVRQPLPDDLHEVQLILMDNEQCKSFFPAPSPGSTRSYYIYDDMVCAADYDMTKSICAGDSGGPLVCLLDGSWYLVGLTSWSASCETPIASPSVFARVSYFDNWIKEHKKASPDPEPQGPYRPPPHQRPPSYGARPPPYRPRPPGDGTPWNSDKDQGTIICMALLSSQVLLLQLV